Genomic segment of Deltaproteobacteria bacterium:
CGGTGATATAATCGGCCGCTGGGCTGGCCAGAAAAAGCACTGCCTCGGCAACATCCTCGGGAGTACCCAGTCTTTCCATAGGAATCTGTTTGATCAAGAATTCTCGACCCTTCGGGGGGATGGCTTGGCTCATGGCGGTATCGATGAAACCCGGGGCCACAGCATTCACCTGGATGTTTCGGCTGGCATATTCCCGGGCGATGGATTTGGTGAAACCGATTAGGCCAGCCTTGGAGGCGGCGTAATTGGCCTGCCCGGCATTGCCCATCTCGCCGGTGACGGAAGCGATGTTGACCACCTTGCCACTTTTTTGTTTGAGAAAAGGGCGCAAGGCAGCTTTGGTGCACAGAAACGCTCCCTTCAGATTTACGGCAATCACCAGATCCCAATCCTCTTCCTTCATGCGCAAAAGAACCTGATCCCGGGTAATTCCTGCATTATTAACGAGGATGTCCAGGCGGCCGAATTGGTCTAAGGCTTTTTGCACCATGGTTTCAGCTTCCTTGGCACCGGCTACGTTTCCCCCCACGGCCAGCGCTTCCCCGCCGAGAGATTCAACTTCCTGGCAGGTCTCCCGGGCTTTCTCCAGGTTGATATCCGCTATCACGACTTGCGCCCCTTCACGGGCAAAAAGCAAGGCAATGGCCTTCCCGATGCCCTGGGCCCCACCGGTGATCAAAGCCACTTTTCCTTTGAGTTTCATGGTTTCTATTCCTTCTTAACTTTTTTTAGCCACAGAGGACACCGAGTTCACAGAATAAGAAAAGGATAAAGTTCAAATATTTATTCTTAATTAAAACGATATTTTCTCTGTGTTCTCGGTGATCTCTGTGGCAAAAAAATGATCCGATCGTAGTTCGTAAATGACCTTATTCCTCTGGCAACAGCGCCTGGGCTTTTCCCCAGCTCGGCCCATCCTCCACGTTGGCCACTTTTAAATCTTTGCTGATTCGGCGCATCAAGCCGGTTAGTACCTTCCCGGGCCCCACTTCCAGAACCAGGTTGGCACCCGTATGGATGAGTTTTTGCATACACTCTTCCCAGCGCACTGGATGGTCAACTTGCTTGACCAGCAACTCACAAATTTTACTTTTCCCGGGGTAAAAATCAGCTTCCGCATTGGATAGAACTGGAATATGCAAATCTCCCATTTCTACCTTGGCCAGCTCTTCTTTCAACCGCTCAGCCGCAGGCTTCATCAAGGCGCAATGGAAGGGAGCGCTAACCGGGAGCAAAACTGCTTTCTTCCCAGCCTGTTGGGAAACGATTGCCACTGCCCGGTTCACGGCTGTGCGATGCCCGGCGATGGCAATTTGACCTGGAGAGTTATAGTTGGCCGGGGAAAGTACTTCCCCCTGAGCCGCCTCTTGGCACAGGGCCTCCACCTCAGGCCCGCTCATCCCCAGGATGGCTGCCATCGCTCCCCCACTGACCGGAACCGCTTCCTGCATAAACTTCCCTCGAAGATGCACCAGCCGCACGGCATCGGCAAAACGTAATCCGCCCGAAGCAACCAGGGCTCCGTATTCTCCAAGGCTGTGTCCCGCCGTGGCTACAGGAATCAGTTCTCTATCCACCTGCATGACTCGCAGCGTGGCAACGGATGCGGTCAGGATGGCCGGCTGAGTGTTGGCGGTAAGTTTTAGGTCTTCTTCCGGCCCTTGGAAGCACAGGGCAGCGAGGTCATAACCCAGGGCTTCATTCGCTTCTTCAAAGACTTCCCGGGCCGCGGGAAAACGGTCGGAAAAGTCTTTTCCCATGCCCACGTACTGGGAACCTTGCCCCGGGAAGACGAATCCCACCTTCTTCATTTGCTGGCGTACTCCTTGATCAAAGCCTGGCCGATGACGTTGCGTTGAATTTGGTTCGTTCCTTCGTAAATCTGCAAAATTTTAGCGTCGCGCATCATCTTTTCTACGGGGTACTCCCGCATGAACCCATAGCCGCCGAAAATCTGCACCGCATCCACCGTGACCTTCATAGCCACATCGGTGGGGAAAAGCTTGGAAATGGCTGAGTATTTGGAGATGTCTTTAGGATTTGTATCCACCCACCGCGCTACGGCATAAACCAGAGCCCGAGCGGCTTCAATCTGGGCGGCCATGTCGGCCAGGATATGCTGGACCGCCTGGAAAGAAATGATCGGTTTTCCGAATTGCTGGCGCTCCCGGGCATACTCCACCGCTGCTTCAAAAGCCCCTTGGGCTAAACCAACAGCCTGGGCGCCAATCCCCGGGCGGGTTTTATCCAGCGTCCGCATCGCCACGATAAATCCCATTCCTTCCCGACCGATCATATTTTCCTTGGGGACCCGGCAGTCCTCGAAGACGAGCTCCCGGGTGGCCGAACAGCGGATACCCAATTTTTTTTCTTTTTTCCCAAAGGTAAACCCGGGCATGTCCTTCTCTAAAATGAAGGCACTGGCTCCGCGCGGGCCTTTGGCTTTGTCGGTCAGGGCGATCACCGAATAAATCTCCGCCTCTCCCCCGTTGGTGATCCACTGCTTCGTTCCGTTGAGGATATAATCGTTTCCATCGCGCTTGGCTGTGGTACGAATTCCTCCGGCGTCGCTCCCAGCGCCTGCTTCCGTTAAGCCGAACGCTGCCAGTTTCCGACCGGAGGCCACGTCCGGCAGGTATTTTTTCTTCTGCTCTTCACTACCAAAGAGGAGCAAGGGATAAGATCCTAAACCGGAGGCGGCAAAGGATACGGAGACACCGATACAGGCACGGGAAATTTCTTCGATGGCCAGGCAGTTCTCGAAAGATCCATACCCCAGGCCGCCGTACTCTTCAGGGATGTAGACCCCGAAAAGACCGACAGCGGCCAAATATTTCAAAGGTCCCCAGGGAAATTCCTCTTTTTCATCTAACTCCGCCCGCACGGGGATCACCCTTTCCTGGGCAATTTTCCGCGCTAAATCCCGAATGGCCTTCTGGTCTTCGTTCAAAAAATAATCCATTCTCCTCCCATCTACTTATTAAGTGATGAGTGTGAGTGTCAGTGTAAAAACCATCCACTGACACTCACACTTACACTATTCCTCACCAGCGGATAACTGCCGACCCCCAGGTGACTCCCGTGCCGAAGGAGCACAGGAGCATCAAGTCTCCCGCCTTTACTTTGCCCTCTCGCTGTACCTCATCCATGGCAATGGGAATGGTGGCCGAGGAAGTATTTCCGTATTTCTCGATGTTTAAAAAAACCTTCTCCATGGGAAAACCAATTAGTTTGGCCGCCGCCTCGATAATGCGCGTGTTGGCCTGATGGGGAATCATGATGTCGATGTCTTCGCTCTTCAGGCCGTTAAATTTCAGCGCTTCCTGCGAGACGTCGGCCAAAGCCCGCACCGCCACTTTAAAGAGCTGGTTTCCGGCCATCTTGATGTAATGCATGCGCTTATCCACGGTCTCGTACGAAGATGGATTCGCTGATCCCCCTCCAGGCATGTAAAGCAATTCCCACAGGGAACCGTCAGAATGCAGGTGGGTAGAAAGCACCCCCCGCTCTCCTTCCTCGCCCGCAAGGATGATGGCCCCCGCTCCATCCCCGAAAAGGACACAAGTGGCCCGGTCGGTCCAGTCCGTCACTTTAGACATGATCTCCGCGCCCAGAACCATGACCTTACGGCTCGGGTCCTCTTTGATGAACTTGTCCGCTAAAGAGAGGGCGTGGATAAAACTCGTGCATCCGGCGGAGACATCGAAAGCGGCGGCCTTCTTGGCCCCGATTTTGGCCTGGATGAAACATCCTGTGCATGGAAAGAACATGTCCGGACTGTTCGTTCCAGTGATGATGAAATCAAGATCTTCGGGTGATAGACCCGCCGCATTTAATGCTCGAAGGGCTGCCTGCGTTCCCAGGTCAGAGGTGGAAACGTTTGTTTCTACAATCCTGCGTTCCCGGATCCCTGAGCGAGAGATAATCCATTCATCCGTAGTTTCTACCATTTTTTCCAGGTCAAAATTAGTTAAAACTTTGGGGGGAGCATAGGACCCCGTGGCAATTATCCGCGACCTGATCATTATATCCTTCCCTTCTTCGGGCACCCCCTTCCCACTGAAGGCAAGAATAGAGGGAGATGCCTTAAGAGCGACCTCTTCAGCTGATGATTTTTTCTTTGATCTGCTCCCAAACTTTGACTAAATTCTTTCCGCCAAGCCGTTGGAGGTCTTGATTTTCTTCCAAGTTTCGAACCAGGAGCGTAGGGAGGCCGATCTGAGCAAACTCATGGGCTAGGCGGATGGCATTCTTAATGGCCTTGGCAGAAGAGCGCCCGTGGCCGATGATGACGACCCCGTTAACCCCTAAGAGGGGGGCACCGCCGTATTCTGAATAATCAAGTTTTTTCTTGATTTCGTTCACTGCATGTCGGGCGAAGAAATACCCGATCTTGGCTCTCAGGCTGGCTTCCAGCTCTTGTCGAATCATTGCCCCGATGGCCTCGGCCAAGCCCTCACAAATCTTCAAAGCGGCGTTGCCTACAAACCCATCGCAAATAACCACATCCGCCCGGCCATTGAAGATATCCTTGCCCTCTACTGGGCCAACATATCCTATCGAACTTCTTTTCAGAATAGCGTTGGTCTCCCGGATCAGCTCATTCCCTTTGGATTCTTCTTCGCCGTTGCTCAAAAGACCGACTATAGGCTTTTCTTTTTTCAAGATGTATTTGGCGTAGGCATCGCCCATAAGGGCAAATTGGACCAGGTGAAAAGGTTTGCAGTCTACGTTGGCTCCGGCATCGAGTAATAGGGTAGAGCCTTTCAAGGTGGGAAAGATGGTCCCGATGGCGGGTCGGTCCACACCCGTCAATTTTTCTAACACAAAGACCGCGGTGGCTAAAACCGCTCCCGAATTTCCTGCACTAACCACCGCTGAAACCTCTCCTTTCTTAAGGAGATCAAAAGCTACTTTAATCGAAGAATCTTTCTTCTTCCGGATTGCTGTCAAGGGGGATTCATCCATCCCCACCGCTTCTGAGGCGTGGACGAAGGTCAGCGGAAGGGAATCACTCCCCGGAACCCTTGCGGCTTCCTGGCGAATTGTTTTTTCCTCCCCGACCAGGACCACAGGTATCCCGTGCTCTCGAGCTGCCAGGATAGCCCCTTCCACGATACTACGGGGAGCGAAGTCTCCACCCATGGCATCTATAGCGATTTTCATCCCTTCGGTTTTCCTCACGCTTCTTCTACTTCGATGACGGTCCGTCCCTTATAACTGCCACAATGGGGGCATATCCGGTGCGGAGCTTTAGGTTCCCCACATTGCTGGCAAGTTGAGAATTGGGGAGAAGCAAGACGATCATGGGTCCGCCGCTTATCCCTGCGGGTCTTGGAATGTCTCCTTTTGGGGTTGGGCATAAGAAAATCACCTCACGTTTAATGAACCCGAAAGTTCCTTAATAGTTCGAACCGGGGGTCGGTAACCTTCTCCGAACACTGGCAGATTCCCCGGTTTAGATTCTGGCCACACTTGGGACATACCCCCCGGCACTCTTCATCACATATGGCCTTGGCCGGAAG
This window contains:
- the fabG gene encoding 3-oxoacyl-[acyl-carrier-protein] reductase encodes the protein MKLKGKVALITGGAQGIGKAIALLFAREGAQVVIADINLEKARETCQEVESLGGEALAVGGNVAGAKEAETMVQKALDQFGRLDILVNNAGITRDQVLLRMKEEDWDLVIAVNLKGAFLCTKAALRPFLKQKSGKVVNIASVTGEMGNAGQANYAASKAGLIGFTKSIAREYASRNIQVNAVAPGFIDTAMSQAIPPKGREFLIKQIPMERLGTPEDVAEAVLFLASPAADYITGQVLSVNGGMYM
- the fabD gene encoding ACP S-malonyltransferase, with amino-acid sequence MKKVGFVFPGQGSQYVGMGKDFSDRFPAAREVFEEANEALGYDLAALCFQGPEEDLKLTANTQPAILTASVATLRVMQVDRELIPVATAGHSLGEYGALVASGGLRFADAVRLVHLRGKFMQEAVPVSGGAMAAILGMSGPEVEALCQEAAQGEVLSPANYNSPGQIAIAGHRTAVNRAVAIVSQQAGKKAVLLPVSAPFHCALMKPAAERLKEELAKVEMGDLHIPVLSNAEADFYPGKSKICELLVKQVDHPVRWEECMQKLIHTGANLVLEVGPGKVLTGLMRRISKDLKVANVEDGPSWGKAQALLPEE
- a CDS encoding acyl-CoA dehydrogenase family protein, producing MDYFLNEDQKAIRDLARKIAQERVIPVRAELDEKEEFPWGPLKYLAAVGLFGVYIPEEYGGLGYGSFENCLAIEEISRACIGVSVSFAASGLGSYPLLLFGSEEQKKKYLPDVASGRKLAAFGLTEAGAGSDAGGIRTTAKRDGNDYILNGTKQWITNGGEAEIYSVIALTDKAKGPRGASAFILEKDMPGFTFGKKEKKLGIRCSATRELVFEDCRVPKENMIGREGMGFIVAMRTLDKTRPGIGAQAVGLAQGAFEAAVEYARERQQFGKPIISFQAVQHILADMAAQIEAARALVYAVARWVDTNPKDISKYSAISKLFPTDVAMKVTVDAVQIFGGYGFMREYPVEKMMRDAKILQIYEGTNQIQRNVIGQALIKEYASK
- a CDS encoding beta-ketoacyl-ACP synthase III; translation: MIRSRIIATGSYAPPKVLTNFDLEKMVETTDEWIISRSGIRERRIVETNVSTSDLGTQAALRALNAAGLSPEDLDFIITGTNSPDMFFPCTGCFIQAKIGAKKAAAFDVSAGCTSFIHALSLADKFIKEDPSRKVMVLGAEIMSKVTDWTDRATCVLFGDGAGAIILAGEEGERGVLSTHLHSDGSLWELLYMPGGGSANPSSYETVDKRMHYIKMAGNQLFKVAVRALADVSQEALKFNGLKSEDIDIMIPHQANTRIIEAAAKLIGFPMEKVFLNIEKYGNTSSATIPIAMDEVQREGKVKAGDLMLLCSFGTGVTWGSAVIRW
- the plsX gene encoding phosphate acyltransferase PlsX, which encodes MKIAIDAMGGDFAPRSIVEGAILAAREHGIPVVLVGEEKTIRQEAARVPGSDSLPLTFVHASEAVGMDESPLTAIRKKKDSSIKVAFDLLKKGEVSAVVSAGNSGAVLATAVFVLEKLTGVDRPAIGTIFPTLKGSTLLLDAGANVDCKPFHLVQFALMGDAYAKYILKKEKPIVGLLSNGEEESKGNELIRETNAILKRSSIGYVGPVEGKDIFNGRADVVICDGFVGNAALKICEGLAEAIGAMIRQELEASLRAKIGYFFARHAVNEIKKKLDYSEYGGAPLLGVNGVVIIGHGRSSAKAIKNAIRLAHEFAQIGLPTLLVRNLEENQDLQRLGGKNLVKVWEQIKEKIIS
- the rpmF gene encoding 50S ribosomal protein L32, with the translated sequence MPNPKRRHSKTRRDKRRTHDRLASPQFSTCQQCGEPKAPHRICPHCGSYKGRTVIEVEEA